The nucleotide sequence aaacatgaaaaaaagCAAGACAAGAGAGACAAAGCTGGGAACTTATGGTTTAGCAATAACAAGGCCATGTGGTTGTTGGAGTCTTGGCGGCTTAGTAGTTACTTGATGTACTGAGAGAGCCATTTGAAGCCTTCGCCATAACCCATCTTCCTGACGATGCTGCACATGAAAACCTCCAATGGTCTTACGTTGGAGTCCACTAGGTTCACTTTACCCTTTCCCGTGGTGAAGTTGGAGAGGCCGAGATGGTAACGGAGCTCGTCCTCTGATG is from Raphanus sativus cultivar WK10039 unplaced genomic scaffold, ASM80110v3 Scaffold4137, whole genome shotgun sequence and encodes:
- the LOC130507186 gene encoding LOW QUALITY PROTEIN: GTP-binding protein SAR1A (The sequence of the model RefSeq protein was modified relative to this genomic sequence to represent the inferred CDS: inserted 2 bases in 2 codons; deleted 1 base in 1 codon), which produces DAVVYLVDAYDKERFAESKKDXDALLSDESLATVPFLILGNKIDIPYAASEDELRYHLGLSNFTTGKGKVNLVDSNVRPLEVFMCSIVRKMGYGEGFKWLSQYIK